One window from the genome of Pseudoalteromonas sp. '520P1 No. 423' encodes:
- a CDS encoding EAL and HDOD domain-containing protein, whose product MYFYAARQPILDREKKLFAYELLFRDSLDNVFPNIDENEATTKLIEGSQLGLADITGDKPAFINFTLDTLQKRYATMLNKEQVVVEILETVQPGKRLLAIVKELKELGYTLALDDYIHNPVWKHFYPYIDIIKIDFLEIGMDKIKQVIKDVAPYKNIKLLAEKVETHEQFQAAMDMGFEYFQGYFFSKPEVIQSKNLAPSQITLAELLYETSKSEMDLKKISEVFQRDVNLAYKLLRYTNSAAFKRRAEISTIKQALVVLGLEELKKFLSVLFTAQVASAKPPELMRLSLTRARFAECLAIKHGKMKDTPMAFLAGMFSLIDGILDQDMAEILEKLPLSIEIKDAILKKEGLIADYLSLVAHYELADWGEAKVISEQLSIDVKTIPDSYHDAVHWANTQMEAMSK is encoded by the coding sequence ATGTATTTTTACGCAGCACGACAACCAATACTAGATCGCGAAAAAAAGCTGTTTGCTTATGAATTATTATTTCGCGATAGCTTAGATAATGTATTTCCTAATATCGACGAAAATGAAGCAACCACAAAATTAATAGAAGGCAGCCAACTTGGCTTAGCTGATATAACAGGTGATAAACCTGCATTTATCAACTTCACCCTTGATACACTGCAAAAACGCTATGCAACGATGTTAAATAAAGAACAAGTCGTAGTTGAGATCCTAGAAACAGTACAACCAGGTAAGCGATTACTAGCTATTGTTAAGGAACTTAAAGAATTAGGTTATACACTTGCGTTAGATGACTATATTCATAATCCTGTATGGAAGCATTTTTATCCTTATATCGATATCATAAAAATTGATTTTTTAGAAATAGGAATGGATAAAATCAAACAAGTAATTAAAGATGTCGCACCATATAAGAATATTAAACTTTTAGCCGAGAAAGTCGAAACTCATGAACAATTCCAAGCGGCTATGGATATGGGATTTGAATATTTTCAAGGTTATTTCTTTTCTAAACCTGAGGTTATTCAAAGTAAAAACTTAGCACCATCACAAATTACATTAGCTGAGCTTTTATATGAAACATCAAAATCTGAAATGGATTTAAAAAAGATATCAGAAGTATTTCAAAGAGATGTTAACTTAGCTTATAAACTATTACGTTATACAAATTCAGCAGCATTTAAACGCAGAGCCGAAATCAGCACAATCAAACAAGCTTTGGTTGTATTAGGCTTAGAAGAACTTAAAAAATTTTTGTCTGTTTTATTTACAGCGCAAGTTGCTTCAGCAAAGCCACCTGAGTTAATGCGTCTATCACTTACAAGAGCACGTTTTGCTGAATGCCTAGCAATTAAGCATGGTAAAATGAAAGACACGCCTATGGCTTTCCTAGCGGGTATGTTTTCATTAATCGATGGCATATTAGATCAAGATATGGCTGAAATTTTAGAGAAACTACCGCTATCAATTGAAATTAAAGATGCAATATTAAAAAAAGAAGGGTTAATTGCAGATTATTTATCTTTAGTTGCGCATTATGAACTTGCTGATTGGGGAGAAGCGAAAGTGATTTCTGAGCAACTTAGCATTGATGTAAAAACAATACCTGACTCTTATCATGATGCTGTGCATTGGGCTAATACGCAGATGGAAGCGATGTCAAAATAA
- the ccmI gene encoding c-type cytochrome biogenesis protein CcmI — MILLWSSMVLLAILGAIFVVIPFIRKSVSEPIPEKGSGENAQRIDIYHQRLAELDDDIKISKISADDFNSAVIELKKGLLSELSPEKNLNFKGNNVTLLLAGSLFLISFTCIFYYATGNHNQFNQWQKAQVALPELGKRAMMQQGEPLTANELQQFALALRTKIAKQGEDEMAWMLLGQVSMSLGDYKSAMQAFDKTLNLNPHNVTVLLSYTQLLLISGEPDYNRAGKMLTTILSVEPSNFDAISLLGLIAYERGDLLEAKAAFDMLLGSMSKDDERYAMIKSRVEELTGKLNSMPTQHPVVDNTQVNIPVETPSNKIEQSSTGQSNAIKVKIALAANLVDKIPNNATLFVFAKAASGPRMPLAVVKKNQFSFPLEVTLSEENSMVEALSLAQFEQVIVTVRISVDENVMSAAGELQGQSSTIEVKNSPEVTVLVDQLL; from the coding sequence ATGATATTACTTTGGTCTTCTATGGTTTTATTAGCAATATTAGGTGCGATATTTGTTGTTATTCCATTTATTCGAAAATCAGTAAGTGAACCTATTCCAGAGAAAGGAAGCGGTGAGAATGCCCAGCGGATTGATATTTATCATCAGCGTCTAGCTGAGCTGGATGATGATATTAAAATTTCAAAAATTAGTGCTGATGATTTTAATTCTGCTGTAATAGAGCTAAAAAAAGGTTTGTTAAGTGAGCTTTCTCCTGAAAAAAATTTAAATTTTAAAGGTAATAACGTAACTTTACTATTAGCTGGTAGCTTATTTTTAATCAGTTTTACCTGTATATTTTATTATGCAACAGGCAATCATAATCAGTTTAACCAATGGCAAAAAGCACAGGTAGCACTACCTGAATTAGGTAAGCGTGCCATGATGCAGCAAGGTGAACCTTTAACTGCCAATGAGTTGCAACAATTTGCTTTAGCACTTAGAACTAAAATTGCTAAGCAAGGTGAAGATGAAATGGCTTGGATGTTGCTTGGGCAAGTAAGTATGTCACTAGGTGACTATAAATCTGCAATGCAAGCTTTTGATAAAACATTAAACTTGAACCCTCATAATGTCACTGTTCTATTAAGCTATACCCAATTGCTGCTAATAAGCGGTGAGCCTGATTATAATCGTGCAGGAAAAATGCTTACGACTATTTTATCAGTTGAGCCTTCAAACTTTGATGCCATTTCTTTATTAGGTTTAATTGCATATGAACGAGGTGATTTATTAGAAGCTAAAGCGGCATTTGATATGTTACTTGGCTCTATGAGCAAAGATGATGAGCGTTATGCCATGATAAAATCTCGTGTAGAAGAATTGACTGGAAAGTTAAATTCAATGCCTACTCAGCATCCAGTCGTTGATAATACGCAAGTAAATATACCTGTTGAAACACCATCTAACAAAATTGAACAAAGTTCTACTGGACAGAGCAATGCGATTAAAGTGAAAATTGCACTTGCAGCAAACTTAGTGGATAAAATCCCTAATAACGCAACTTTATTTGTATTTGCAAAAGCGGCATCAGGGCCTAGAATGCCATTGGCTGTTGTGAAAAAAAATCAATTTAGTTTTCCATTAGAAGTAACATTATCTGAAGAAAATTCGATGGTTGAAGCGTTATCACTTGCACAATTTGAGCAGGTTATTGTGACTGTAAGAATATCGGTTGATGAAAATGTAATGTCTGCGGCTGGAGAGCTTCAAGGCCAAAGCAGTACAATTGAAGTAAAAAATTCACCTGAGGTAACTGTCTTAGTTGATCAGTTACTGTAA
- a CDS encoding cytochrome c-type biogenesis protein gives MKYFLFIVLMGFSALTFAVEEAQTFKNAQQAQLFKELSLELRCPKCQNQNIADSNAVVAKDLRDKVIELVKLDKSKDFIVEYMIDRYGYFVHYKPPVTASTLVLWVVPILFVLFGFGSVIFRQKKSAVEQKWSDKDEAQLTKLISKYQASSAQVKQESGQ, from the coding sequence ATGAAATATTTCCTTTTTATCGTATTAATGGGTTTCTCTGCATTGACTTTTGCAGTTGAAGAGGCTCAAACCTTTAAAAATGCGCAGCAAGCGCAACTTTTCAAAGAGTTAAGCTTAGAGCTCAGATGTCCTAAGTGTCAAAATCAAAACATCGCAGATTCGAATGCTGTTGTAGCTAAGGATTTACGCGATAAAGTGATTGAATTAGTAAAATTAGATAAATCGAAAGATTTTATTGTTGAATATATGATTGATAGGTATGGATACTTTGTACATTACAAGCCTCCAGTAACTGCATCAACTTTAGTTTTATGGGTTGTACCAATTTTATTTGTACTGTTTGGTTTTGGCTCGGTTATATTCCGTCAAAAAAAATCAGCGGTTGAGCAAAAATGGTCTGACAAAGATGAGGCTCAATTAACGAAACTTATTTCTAAATATCAAGCTAGTTCAGCTCAAGTGAAACAGGAGTCAGGTCAATGA
- a CDS encoding VacJ family lipoprotein has translation MFKNAVFFLILFSLIGCAQVPVDKQDEKDPLQTINRPLYDFNMDVLDAYILRPAAVGYVAITPQPVRRGLVNLTENIGEPVDSINAALQGKPGNAGISAARFLVNSTVGLFGIFDVASEIGLTQVDEDFGQTLGVWGADDGAYLMLPGYGPSTVRNISGDVVDGFAIPSIALSLPQTILRYTIKGLEARASLFPQEALLNESLDPYIFVKEVYLQRQLFELYDGNPPLEEDDEEFDEDFLEELE, from the coding sequence ATGTTTAAAAATGCAGTGTTCTTTTTAATTTTATTTTCATTAATAGGCTGTGCACAAGTGCCTGTTGACAAGCAAGATGAAAAAGATCCACTACAAACAATAAATCGTCCGTTATATGATTTTAATATGGATGTTTTAGATGCTTATATTTTAAGGCCAGCAGCTGTGGGTTATGTTGCAATTACACCACAGCCTGTACGTAGAGGTTTAGTGAACTTAACTGAAAATATAGGTGAGCCAGTTGACAGTATAAATGCTGCTTTACAAGGCAAACCTGGTAATGCCGGTATTAGTGCTGCTAGATTTTTAGTCAACTCTACGGTTGGTCTGTTTGGTATTTTTGACGTTGCTTCTGAAATAGGTTTAACTCAAGTTGATGAAGATTTCGGACAAACCCTAGGCGTATGGGGCGCTGATGATGGTGCTTATCTTATGCTTCCTGGTTATGGTCCAAGTACTGTTCGAAACATTTCCGGAGATGTAGTTGATGGGTTTGCTATACCTTCTATCGCTTTGAGTTTACCGCAAACAATACTGCGATATACTATTAAAGGGTTAGAGGCTAGGGCGTCTTTGTTTCCTCAAGAAGCTTTACTTAACGAGTCTTTAGACCCGTATATTTTTGTTAAAGAGGTATATCTTCAAAGACAATTATTTGAGCTTTATGATGGCAACCCGCCATTAGAGGAAGATGATGAAGAGTTTGATGAAGATTTTTTAGAAGAGCTAGAGTAA